The DNA sequence CGATCTGGCCGTGGCCTTCGGCTGCCTGGCCGCCACCGTGCTGGTGGTCGAGCCGGGATACCTGCGCATGGCGCCGCCGCTGACCACCACCTGGTTCGGCGGCGCCGTTCTGGCGGCCGCCGTGGTTGCCGGGCGGCGCCTGGCGCTGGGTGCGGCGCTGGCCCACGGAGTCGTCGACATCGCGGTGCGGACCGCGCTGGGGCTGACGATCTCCGCCGCCGTGCCGCGGGGCGTGGTCCTGCTGCTGCTGGCCGGCTACTGCGTGGGCTACCTGGCCAACTACGCCGCGGCGGCCGAGCGGCGCTTCGCCGAGGCCGTCGAACTGGAGGCGCGCACCCGCGAGCGCGAGCGGCTGGGCCGCTCCATCCACGACTCCGTGCTGCAGGTCCTGGCGATGGTGCAGCGGCGCGGCGCCGAGGCGGGCGGTGAGGCGGCCGAACTCGGGCGGCTGGCCGGCGAGCAGGAGGTGAAGCTGCGGGCGCTGATCGGCGTCCGCCACGGGGCGGGCGCCGCCCCGGCGGCAGCACCCGCGGCGGCGCCCGGACCCACCGGTGCCCGCGGCCGGGCGGCCGAGTCCACCGCATGGGAGGCCGCCTCGCTCACCGCCGATCTGACGGACCTGCTCGAAAGGCACTCCGGCGCGCGGGTGACCGTCTCCGCCCCGGCGACCGCGGTCGCACTGGCCCCGCACGCCGCCCACGAGAT is a window from the Streptomonospora litoralis genome containing:
- the macS gene encoding MacS family sensor histidine kinase, whose amino-acid sequence is MISEAPDATGAAPAPAERPAPSGAAADTADDARMGFSAPLWRAIAVFRAASVGYAVFLMAQHLDLLARPWAAWSVLAAMAAWTAASTALYARPHRRTRALLAADLAVAFGCLAATVLVVEPGYLRMAPPLTTTWFGGAVLAAAVVAGRRLALGAALAHGVVDIAVRTALGLTISAAVPRGVVLLLLAGYCVGYLANYAAAAERRFAEAVELEARTRERERLGRSIHDSVLQVLAMVQRRGAEAGGEAAELGRLAGEQEVKLRALIGVRHGAGAAPAAAPAAAPGPTGARGRAAESTAWEAASLTADLTDLLERHSGARVTVSAPATAVALAPHAAHEIDAAVREALGNVERHCPPQTGAWLLVEDEGERVTVTVRDDGPGIAPRRLDEAAAEGRMGVAQSIRGRIADLGGTVEITTAGGQGTEIEMRVPR